ATTGCTGATGAAGTTAGGAAGCGTTGTATAGACGAAATCAAAGCCAAAGCCTATGCTGTTCCATTTGATATGGAACAATTGCGCATTGCTTCACGGGAAATATCGCAAATAGGTCATAAAGACCGGGATCCCGAAATCAGGCAGCTTATGGATGCCGTTAATCGTGAGGTTGGTTATTTCTACTTCATTCTTCAGAAAATTGATCTTACAAACGCTTCTGCTACTTTTCGCTTAAATAATCCTTCTACAACCGAGAAAGAGGAAGAGGTGCAAGAAGGCGATCTTTTCCAACAGCGTTTTTTAGTTACGAGGATATTGTCTGACTCTGTTGCGCTGAGAGATACGGCGTCTGAACGGGCGGGCACGGAACTTATTTCACGAAGAATGGAAGCTGTGACCGCCTATTGATCTGGGGATGGCGCGCAGCGATGCCTTTCCCCACGCTGCGTATCTGTAAATACGGTGTTGCGGCAGCGTATGTTCTTTTTTCTCCTTCACGTGCATTGTATATCACTGAGCTCCTGTGGAGTTTACTAGAATTAGAGAGGTTTTTTTTGGAATCTGTAGTCCTGGAAAAATATCTTCTCCCCCACCTTGATGTTTTTCAAATGGTGGAGCTGAATCCCGCCACCGTCGTATTGACGCTTTGCGGTATTGTCTGCTGCTTTTTTGGACATCGTACGACAAAACTCTTTCTTGACCTTTCAGGCTTTGCCGTGCTGGGCTTACTCGCCGCCCTGACTGTAGGCTTCTTTTCCGACGGCAATGTTCCCTACATGTCCGTCGCTCTGATGGTCGGCGGTATTTTAGGGGCGATCATCACCCATATGGCGTACCGTCTCGGGATCATCCTTTTTGGGGGCGGCATTATTACCTTAGCGGCGTGGAATTATCTGCAGCCCACTTGGGATTCAGGCATCCTCTTCGCCTTCGTGATTCTTGCAGCTTTGGTCGGGGGTCTGGCGTCCTTCTTTTTGGAACGCTTTACGATCAGCCTGATAACCGCCGGACTGGGCGCATGGTTTACAGTGCAGGGCGTATTTTTAATTTTGCAGGCAATGGGCGTATCTTCGGAAGGCGAAGAAGCGGCGGCTACGCTGAAAACAAACTCATCCATAGGGCTTTCTTGGCTGCTCTTGGCCGCCTTGGGCTTTTTGTTTCAGCTTATAGAAAAGAAGTTCAGAAAAGCTTCGGGATAATAGTCGGGTCGTTGCCCGTCGTGCGGCACATGGCGCAGTAAGCACAGCTGACGCAAGCGGTCAAGGGTGCCTTTGGAATCGCTGATCGGGAGCGCTTCGCCGCCTATGGTCTCAATGAGCCATGGAAGCGCTGTTGCCGCGGGCTG
Above is a window of Candidatus Hydrogenedentota bacterium DNA encoding:
- a CDS encoding DUF4203 domain-containing protein produces the protein MESVVLEKYLLPHLDVFQMVELNPATVVLTLCGIVCCFFGHRTTKLFLDLSGFAVLGLLAALTVGFFSDGNVPYMSVALMVGGILGAIITHMAYRLGIILFGGGIITLAAWNYLQPTWDSGILFAFVILAALVGGLASFFLERFTISLITAGLGAWFTVQGVFLILQAMGVSSEGEEAAATLKTNSSIGLSWLLLAALGFLFQLIEKKFRKASG